One stretch of Micromonospora cremea DNA includes these proteins:
- a CDS encoding beta-L-arabinofuranosidase domain-containing protein, with product MVESDKMPVSRRQVLQASAIGAAAVATAGALPATAAEAATATGTTTAPTALGATPADAGPGGTAPVRPFQLREVKLGDGLLQEKRDRMKSYLRQFDERRFLVLFNNQAGRPNPAGVSVPGGWEDGGLLSGHWAGHFMTALAQGYADLGEPIFKTKLDWMVDELAACQAAITARMGDGGPGGEEPQEPQIGRVPGRFGSALRLNGPSRAQHVTLPQEAISQLADFTIATWVNLGSTQSWSRLFDFGQNTTVNMFLTPRAGVTGNVPRFAITVSGSGGEQRIDGNAALPTNQWVHLAVTLTQQTGTLYVNGQQAGQNTNMTLSPANLGNPGNRWIGRSQYGDAFLDASIDEFHIFDRALSQAEVQSMLDSPTGSTAGGSIAWYRFEEQGGTAIKDASPNGRDGGIVVAQSSGAADWVPTHPGYLGALPEDTVLRLGPPRWAVYGGNAATNTWAPWYTQHKIMRGLLDAYYHTDNHKALDVVVKMADWAHLALTIGDKNHPAYAGPITRDNLNYMWDLYIAGESGGANEVFPEIYALTGDAKHLDTAKRFDNRESLFDACVENRDILVTTPATRPGRRRPDRLHVNMHMPQFVGYMRVYEHSGDPEYFQAAKNFFGMLVPHRRYAHGGLGGNYPGSNNNTELFQNRDNIANSIAQGGAETCSAYNLLKLARNLFLHEHDPAYMDHYERGLFNQIAGSRADTTSVSNPQVTYFQPLTPGITRSYGNTGTCCGGTGLENHTKYQETVYFKSADGNTLWVNLYVPSTLTWAEKGFVVTQETNYPREDHTKLTVNGSGQLDIKLRVPGWVQKGFHVTINGVSQDVDAKPASYLTLSRTWAPGDTIEIRMPFSIRIERAIDRPDTQSIFWGPLLMQILGNPGSGNYRELSLYRHLKRDGDYARAAITATGTTQAGDALFTTHGFNLRPYYIGDAQAASSYFRRIEPTIVFGSVDTGVPNRKRNDGLPNYDVPVAGIPSPGSDGPTFLDLVWDQAPFTNHGQFVSTVNHVAQAFVEAGILSEQERSIVVTSAAETNKELAP from the coding sequence ATGGTTGAATCCGACAAGATGCCCGTCAGCCGACGTCAGGTACTTCAGGCATCGGCCATTGGCGCCGCCGCCGTGGCCACCGCGGGCGCGCTCCCGGCGACCGCTGCCGAGGCGGCGACGGCCACCGGGACGACGACCGCCCCGACCGCCCTGGGCGCGACCCCGGCCGATGCCGGTCCCGGCGGCACCGCCCCGGTCAGGCCGTTCCAGCTGCGGGAGGTGAAGCTGGGCGACGGCCTGCTCCAGGAGAAGCGCGACCGCATGAAGAGCTATCTCCGGCAGTTCGACGAGCGGCGGTTCCTTGTGCTGTTCAACAACCAGGCTGGTCGGCCGAACCCGGCGGGCGTTTCCGTCCCGGGGGGCTGGGAGGACGGTGGACTGCTCAGCGGCCACTGGGCCGGCCACTTCATGACCGCCTTGGCGCAGGGCTACGCGGACCTTGGCGAGCCGATCTTCAAGACCAAGCTCGACTGGATGGTCGATGAACTCGCGGCGTGCCAGGCCGCGATCACCGCGCGGATGGGCGATGGCGGCCCGGGCGGTGAGGAGCCGCAGGAGCCGCAGATCGGCCGGGTGCCGGGCCGCTTCGGCAGCGCGCTGCGCCTGAACGGCCCCAGCCGGGCGCAGCACGTGACCCTGCCGCAGGAGGCGATCAGCCAGCTCGCCGACTTCACGATCGCCACCTGGGTGAACCTCGGCTCCACTCAGAGCTGGAGCCGGCTGTTCGATTTCGGTCAGAACACCACGGTCAACATGTTCCTGACCCCGCGTGCTGGGGTTACCGGCAACGTGCCGCGGTTCGCGATCACGGTCAGCGGCAGCGGTGGGGAGCAACGGATCGACGGTAACGCGGCGTTGCCGACCAACCAGTGGGTGCACCTGGCCGTCACCCTCACCCAGCAGACTGGCACGCTGTACGTCAACGGTCAGCAGGCCGGCCAGAACACGAACATGACCCTCAGCCCGGCCAACCTCGGGAACCCCGGCAACCGGTGGATCGGGCGGTCGCAGTACGGCGATGCGTTCCTGGACGCGAGCATCGACGAGTTCCACATCTTCGACCGGGCCCTGAGCCAGGCCGAGGTCCAGTCGATGCTGGACTCGCCGACCGGGAGCACCGCCGGCGGGTCGATCGCCTGGTACCGGTTCGAGGAGCAGGGCGGTACCGCGATCAAGGACGCCTCGCCCAACGGCCGGGACGGCGGCATCGTCGTGGCCCAGAGCAGCGGGGCCGCCGACTGGGTGCCGACCCACCCGGGTTATCTGGGCGCGCTGCCGGAGGACACGGTGCTGCGGCTCGGTCCGCCGCGGTGGGCCGTCTACGGCGGCAACGCGGCTACCAACACGTGGGCGCCGTGGTACACGCAGCACAAGATCATGCGTGGTCTGCTCGACGCGTATTACCACACCGACAACCACAAGGCCCTCGACGTCGTGGTCAAGATGGCCGACTGGGCGCACCTCGCGCTGACCATCGGGGACAAGAACCACCCCGCGTACGCGGGCCCGATCACCCGGGACAACCTGAACTACATGTGGGACCTTTACATCGCCGGCGAGTCCGGCGGCGCGAACGAGGTGTTCCCCGAGATCTACGCGCTCACCGGCGACGCGAAGCACCTGGACACCGCCAAGCGTTTCGACAACCGCGAGTCGCTCTTCGACGCCTGCGTCGAGAACCGCGACATCCTGGTCACGACGCCGGCCACCAGGCCCGGTCGGCGCCGCCCGGATCGGCTGCACGTCAACATGCACATGCCGCAGTTCGTCGGCTACATGCGTGTCTACGAGCACAGCGGGGACCCCGAGTACTTCCAGGCCGCCAAGAACTTCTTCGGCATGCTCGTGCCGCACCGCAGGTACGCACACGGTGGTTTGGGCGGCAACTACCCCGGCTCCAACAACAACACCGAGTTGTTCCAGAACCGGGACAACATCGCGAACTCGATCGCCCAGGGCGGCGCGGAAACCTGCAGCGCGTACAACCTGCTCAAGCTGGCCCGCAATCTGTTCCTGCACGAGCACGACCCGGCGTACATGGACCACTACGAGCGGGGGCTGTTCAACCAGATCGCCGGCTCGCGGGCCGACACGACCAGCGTCAGCAACCCACAGGTCACCTACTTCCAACCGTTGACCCCGGGCATCACCCGCAGCTACGGCAACACCGGGACCTGCTGCGGCGGGACGGGCCTGGAGAACCACACCAAGTACCAGGAGACGGTCTACTTCAAGTCCGCCGACGGCAACACCCTGTGGGTCAACCTGTACGTACCGTCGACCCTCACCTGGGCCGAGAAGGGCTTCGTCGTCACTCAGGAGACCAACTACCCGCGCGAGGACCACACCAAGCTGACCGTCAACGGCAGCGGCCAGCTCGACATCAAGCTGCGGGTGCCGGGCTGGGTCCAGAAGGGCTTCCACGTCACCATCAACGGCGTCAGCCAGGACGTCGACGCGAAACCCGCCAGCTACCTGACGTTGAGCCGTACCTGGGCGCCGGGCGACACCATCGAAATCCGGATGCCGTTCAGCATCCGGATCGAACGGGCGATCGACCGTCCCGACACGCAGTCGATCTTCTGGGGGCCCCTCCTCATGCAGATCCTCGGCAACCCCGGCAGCGGCAACTACCGCGAACTCTCCCTCTACCGCCACCTCAAGCGCGACGGAGACTACGCCCGCGCGGCGATCACCGCCACGGGCACCACGCAGGCGGGTGACGCGCTCTTCACCACGCACGGCTTCAACCTGCGGCCGTACTACATCGGCGACGCCCAGGCCGCCTCGTCGTACTTCCGGCGGATCGAGCCGACGATCGTGTTCGGGTCGGTCGACACCGGGGTGCCCAACCGAAAGCGGAACGACGGGCTGCCGAACTACGACGTACCCGTGGCGGGCATTCCATCGCCGGGCAGTGACGGCCCGACCTTCCTCGACCTGGTCTGGGATCAGGCGCCCTTCACGAACCACGGCCAGTTCGTGTCGACCGTCAACCACGTCGCGCAGGCGTTCGTCGAGGCCGGAATCCTCAGCGAGCAGGAGAGGTCGATCGTCGTGACGAGCGCGGCTGAAACGAACAAGGAGCTCGCTCCGTAG
- a CDS encoding LacI family DNA-binding transcriptional regulator, which produces MTTEPEVPAYRPPTLTDVARLAGVSVATASKAINGRGEVRSTTRVRVLEAAELLSFAPNALARGLLSGRTGTVGLLTSDLEGRFSIPILMGAEDASGAGQVSVFLCDARGDAIREKHHVQALLSRRVDGLIVVGSRTDPRPPLAGNIPVPVVYVYAPSADPADISITVDNVGGGRLAIEHLLACGRRTIAHITGEAGFQAARDRAEGAAAALAAAGLRMVGDRPYFGSWDESWGRAAAHMVVEQHPEVDAIFCGSDQIARGVLETLRDFGRDVPRSISVIGFDNWEAIAADSRPRLTSIDMNLKHLGEVAGQRLFAAIEGAAPSSEEFPGRVVMRESTLPVG; this is translated from the coding sequence ATGACCACCGAGCCCGAGGTCCCCGCCTACCGTCCGCCCACGCTCACCGATGTCGCCAGGCTCGCCGGGGTGTCCGTCGCCACCGCGTCCAAGGCGATCAACGGTCGCGGTGAGGTGCGGTCGACCACGAGAGTCCGGGTGCTGGAGGCTGCCGAGCTGCTGTCCTTCGCGCCGAACGCCCTGGCCCGCGGGTTGCTCAGTGGGCGGACCGGGACCGTCGGCCTGCTGACGAGCGACCTGGAGGGGCGCTTCTCGATCCCCATCCTGATGGGCGCCGAGGACGCGTCGGGGGCCGGCCAGGTCTCGGTCTTCCTGTGCGACGCGCGCGGCGACGCGATCCGGGAGAAGCACCACGTGCAGGCGCTGCTGTCCCGGCGGGTGGACGGCCTGATCGTGGTGGGCTCACGCACCGATCCCCGCCCACCGCTGGCCGGCAACATTCCCGTGCCGGTCGTGTACGTCTACGCCCCCTCCGCCGACCCGGCGGATATCTCGATCACGGTCGACAACGTGGGAGGTGGGCGGCTCGCCATCGAGCATCTGCTCGCGTGCGGCCGGCGCACCATCGCCCACATCACCGGGGAAGCCGGGTTCCAGGCGGCGAGGGACCGCGCGGAGGGCGCGGCGGCCGCCCTCGCCGCCGCCGGGCTGAGGATGGTCGGCGACCGGCCCTACTTCGGGTCGTGGGACGAGTCCTGGGGGAGGGCCGCCGCGCACATGGTCGTGGAGCAACATCCCGAGGTCGACGCGATCTTCTGCGGCAGCGACCAGATCGCACGTGGTGTCCTGGAGACGCTGCGTGACTTCGGACGCGACGTGCCGCGCAGCATCTCGGTGATCGGCTTCGACAACTGGGAGGCCATCGCCGCGGACTCCCGCCCTCGGCTGACCAGCATCGACATGAACCTGAAGCACCTCGGCGAGGTGGCCGGCCAGCGGCTCTTCGCGGCGATCGAGGGTGCCGCGCCCAGCTCGGAGGAGTTTCCCGGTCGCGTCGTGATGCGCGAGTCGACCCTGCCCGTCGGCTGA
- a CDS encoding LacI family DNA-binding transcriptional regulator, which produces MGRRRSQSVTLSDVANRAGTSVATASKALNSRAEVAPETRERVLRAAAELSFQPNVLARGLISGRTRTVGLLTDELGGRFAIPILLGAENALGNGQMSVLLCDARGDAIRRQHYIRTLLARQVDGFIVVGDSNDLRSSLTQDIPVPVVYAYAESTDPNDLSIVADDEGGARLAAEHLVSHGRRRIGHITGPDTYRAARDRAAGLRTVLAEAGLTPAGDPLYGEWSQRWGRHAARLLLAARPDVDAIFCGNDQVAAGAADTLRDLGRRIPDDVALVGYDNWEFFAADCRPPLTTVDLNLEQLGAAAVNHLFAAMDGNPGAGVIRQPGRLVVRESTGPVLHR; this is translated from the coding sequence GTGGGCCGACGACGATCCCAGTCAGTGACGTTGAGCGACGTGGCGAACCGCGCCGGCACCTCCGTGGCCACCGCGTCCAAGGCACTCAACAGCCGCGCCGAGGTCGCCCCGGAAACCCGGGAACGGGTGCTGCGGGCTGCCGCCGAGTTGTCATTCCAGCCCAACGTGCTGGCCCGCGGACTGATCTCCGGGCGCACCCGCACGGTCGGGCTGCTCACCGACGAACTCGGCGGCCGGTTCGCCATACCCATCCTGCTCGGCGCCGAGAACGCCCTCGGCAACGGGCAGATGTCCGTGCTGCTCTGCGACGCCCGTGGCGACGCGATCCGCCGACAGCACTACATCCGCACCCTGCTCGCCCGCCAGGTCGACGGGTTCATCGTGGTCGGCGACAGCAACGACCTGCGCTCGTCGTTGACACAGGACATCCCGGTCCCGGTGGTCTACGCCTACGCCGAGTCCACTGATCCGAACGACCTGTCGATCGTCGCCGACGACGAAGGCGGCGCCCGGCTCGCCGCCGAACACCTGGTGTCGCACGGCCGCCGCCGGATCGGGCACATCACCGGGCCGGACACCTACCGCGCGGCCCGTGATCGCGCCGCCGGACTGCGAACCGTGCTCGCCGAGGCGGGGCTCACCCCAGCCGGCGATCCGCTCTACGGCGAGTGGTCGCAACGATGGGGCCGGCACGCCGCCCGGCTGCTGCTCGCCGCCCGGCCGGACGTGGACGCGATCTTCTGCGGCAACGACCAGGTCGCCGCCGGCGCCGCCGACACCCTGCGCGACCTCGGTCGGCGGATCCCCGACGACGTGGCGCTCGTCGGATACGACAACTGGGAGTTCTTCGCGGCCGACTGCCGACCACCCCTGACCACCGTGGACCTCAATCTCGAACAACTCGGGGCCGCCGCGGTCAACCATCTCTTCGCCGCGATGGACGGCAACCCCGGCGCCGGGGTCATCCGGCAACCCGGCCGCCTCGTGGTGCGGGAGTCGACCGGCCCGGTGCTCCACCGCTGA